One genomic window of Acidovorax radicis includes the following:
- the pmbA gene encoding metalloprotease PmbA, whose protein sequence is MNTPSPRAPKAVRAPSAPHARRAPAPTQASAASSTPDSGFSYSRPFFEELVDRALAHAKKLGATDAGAEASEGCGLSVSVRKGELENVERNRDKSLGVTVYIGHRRGNASTSDFSTKAIEQTVQAAYDIARFTAEDPMAGLPDADDIAPASTHRDLDLFHPWSIDSEAAARLAMACEAAALKTSRRITNSEGAGVSAQQSHFFSAHTRGFRGGYASSRHSFSVSPIASLPGKNAEMQRDAWYSSMRDAAELASPEAVGRYAAQRALSRLGSRKIPTTQCPVLFESTLAAGLLGSFVQAVSGGALYRKSSFLLDSLGKMVFPKHIDILEDPFLLRGKGSSPFDEEGVRVAPRKVVQGGRVQGYFLSSYSARKLGMKTTGNAGGSHNLTMTSRLTQASDDLDAMLKKLGTGLFVTELMGQGTNYVTGDYSRGASGFWVENGRIAFPVHEITIAGNMKTMLKGIEAVGADAYNYGAKTVGSILINRMKVAGS, encoded by the coding sequence ATGAACACACCCTCCCCACGCGCCCCCAAGGCTGTCCGCGCCCCCAGCGCACCCCACGCTCGACGCGCGCCGGCGCCCACGCAGGCCTCTGCCGCTTCCTCCACCCCCGACAGTGGCTTCAGCTACAGCCGGCCATTTTTTGAAGAGCTGGTGGACCGCGCGCTGGCGCACGCTAAAAAGCTGGGTGCCACCGACGCTGGCGCCGAGGCCTCCGAAGGCTGTGGCCTGTCGGTCAGCGTGCGCAAGGGCGAGCTGGAAAACGTGGAGCGCAACCGCGACAAGTCGCTGGGTGTCACGGTGTATATCGGTCATCGCCGTGGCAACGCCAGCACCTCTGATTTTTCGACCAAAGCCATCGAGCAGACCGTGCAGGCGGCCTACGACATTGCCCGTTTCACCGCCGAAGACCCCATGGCGGGCCTGCCCGATGCCGACGATATCGCGCCCGCCAGCACCCACCGCGACCTCGACCTGTTCCATCCGTGGTCGATCGACAGCGAGGCCGCCGCCCGCCTGGCCATGGCCTGCGAAGCCGCTGCCCTCAAAACCAGCCGCCGCATTACCAACAGCGAAGGCGCGGGCGTGTCGGCCCAGCAAAGCCATTTTTTCAGCGCCCACACGCGCGGCTTTCGCGGCGGTTATGCCAGCTCGCGCCACAGCTTTTCGGTCTCGCCGATTGCGTCGTTGCCCGGCAAGAATGCAGAAATGCAGCGCGATGCCTGGTATAGCTCGATGCGCGACGCGGCTGAGCTGGCATCGCCCGAGGCGGTGGGCCGCTATGCCGCGCAGCGCGCCCTGAGCCGCCTGGGCAGCCGCAAGATCCCCACCACCCAATGCCCGGTGCTGTTCGAGTCCACGCTGGCTGCCGGCCTGCTGGGCAGCTTTGTGCAGGCTGTGAGCGGCGGGGCGCTTTATCGCAAAAGCAGCTTCCTGCTCGACTCGCTGGGCAAGATGGTGTTCCCCAAACACATCGACATCCTGGAGGATCCGTTTTTGCTGCGTGGCAAGGGCAGTTCGCCGTTTGATGAAGAAGGCGTGCGGGTGGCTCCGCGCAAGGTGGTGCAGGGCGGGCGGGTGCAGGGCTACTTCCTCAGCAGCTACTCGGCCCGCAAGCTGGGCATGAAAACCACGGGCAATGCGGGCGGCTCGCACAACCTGACCATGACATCGCGCCTGACGCAGGCCAGCGACGATCTGGACGCCATGCTGAAGAAGCTGGGCACGGGCTTGTTTGTGACCGAGTTGATGGGCCAGGGAACCAACTACGTGACTGGCGACTACTCGCGTGGCGCCAGTGGTTTTTGGGTAGAAAACGGCCGCATTGCCTTCCCCGTGCACGAGATCACTATCGCCGGCAACATGAAAACCATGCTCAAGGGCATCGAGGCCGTGGGCGCCGATGCCTACAACTATGGTGCCAAGACGGTGGGTTCCATCCTGATCAATCGAATGAAGGTGGCGGGCAGCTGA
- the yjgA gene encoding ribosome biogenesis factor YjgA, with product MSRKPKKGYFVRGQFVAEGSEMDLQLKAELKGTPDASRTDLKRESDELQDLGKDLLGLRPDLFDAVGLPDKLVDAIAEAKRITNFEGKRRQMQYVGKLMRKLEPALVLAARQALEEQHKGSATEKLQLHLAEQWRDRLIADDNALAPWMAEHPDTDTQQLRALVRQARKDAQPAGKEANVQVSQGLAPRKGRAYRELFQLVREHLGGTGTADASDTDEDNDDE from the coding sequence ATGTCACGCAAACCCAAAAAAGGCTACTTTGTGCGAGGCCAGTTCGTTGCCGAAGGCAGCGAAATGGACCTTCAGCTCAAAGCCGAACTCAAAGGCACGCCCGATGCCAGCCGCACGGATCTCAAACGCGAAAGCGACGAACTGCAAGACCTGGGCAAGGACCTGCTGGGCCTGCGCCCGGATCTGTTCGACGCAGTGGGCCTGCCCGACAAGCTGGTGGATGCCATCGCCGAGGCCAAACGCATCACCAACTTCGAGGGCAAGCGCCGCCAGATGCAATACGTGGGCAAACTCATGCGCAAGCTGGAGCCCGCGCTCGTGCTGGCCGCTCGCCAGGCCCTGGAAGAACAACACAAAGGATCAGCCACCGAGAAGCTGCAACTGCACCTGGCCGAACAGTGGCGTGACCGCCTGATTGCCGACGACAACGCGCTGGCACCGTGGATGGCGGAACACCCCGACACCGATACGCAGCAACTGCGTGCCCTGGTCCGCCAGGCCCGCAAGGATGCGCAGCCTGCGGGCAAAGAAGCCAATGTCCAGGTCTCGCAAGGCCTGGCGCCCCGCAAGGGCCGTGCGTACCGCGAGCTGTTCCAGCTGGTGCGCGAGCACCTGGGCGGCACCGGCACGGCAGACGCAAGCGACACAGACGAGGACAACGACGATGAGTGA
- the mog gene encoding molybdopterin adenylyltransferase, which produces MSETLHDAVKIGIVSISDRASSGVYEDKGLPALQDWLTRALHNPITFESRLIPDEQDGISATLIELVNAGCSLVLTTGGTGPALRDVTPEATLAVAHKEMPGFGEQMRQISLKFVPTAILSRQVAVVRDQSLIINLPGQPKAIAETLEGLKDAESKQLVPGIFAAVPYCIDLIGGPYLETHDDVCKAFRPKNAVRTAQQ; this is translated from the coding sequence ATGAGTGAAACCCTCCACGACGCCGTCAAGATCGGCATCGTCTCCATCAGCGACCGTGCCAGCAGCGGCGTGTATGAAGACAAGGGCTTGCCAGCCTTGCAGGACTGGCTCACGCGTGCGCTGCACAACCCCATCACCTTCGAGTCGCGCCTGATCCCCGACGAGCAGGATGGCATCAGCGCCACGTTGATCGAACTGGTCAACGCGGGCTGCAGCCTGGTGTTGACGACTGGCGGCACCGGCCCCGCCCTGCGCGACGTGACGCCCGAGGCCACACTGGCTGTGGCACACAAGGAGATGCCAGGCTTTGGCGAGCAGATGCGCCAGATCAGCCTGAAGTTCGTGCCCACCGCGATCCTGTCGCGCCAGGTGGCGGTGGTCCGTGACCAGAGCCTCATCATCAACCTGCCCGGTCAGCCGAAGGCCATTGCCGAGACGCTGGAAGGCTTGAAGGATGCGGAGAGCAAACAGCTTGTGCCGGGCATCTTTGCGGCTGTACCGTACTGCATCGACTTGATTGGCGGGCCGTACCTGGAAACGCACGACGACGTGTGCAAGGCGTTCCGGCCCAAAAATGCCGTGCGGACTGCCCAGCAGTAG
- the cysE gene encoding serine O-acetyltransferase yields MFARLRSDIQCILDRDPAARSTWEVITCYPGLHAIWLHRPAYWCWHNGLKWLGRFISHFARWFTGIEIHPGAKIGERVFFDHAMGVVVGETAEIGDGCTIYQGVTLGGTSLYKGAKRHPTLGKDVVVSAGAKVLGGFEVGDGAKIGSNAVVIKPVPPGATAVGIPARIIPSKAGESADVTEPQQARKFTAYGITQEDDPLSQAMRGLIDNASSQEHQIALLWQAIEKLSANNAQNKDCVPCDAALKEQFEAGKFNELVGK; encoded by the coding sequence ATGTTCGCCCGCCTGCGCTCCGATATCCAGTGCATCCTCGACCGCGATCCTGCCGCGCGCAGCACGTGGGAGGTGATCACCTGTTATCCGGGCTTGCACGCGATCTGGCTGCACCGGCCTGCCTACTGGTGCTGGCACAACGGCCTCAAGTGGCTCGGGCGTTTCATTTCGCACTTTGCGCGCTGGTTCACCGGCATCGAGATCCATCCCGGCGCCAAGATCGGCGAGCGCGTGTTCTTCGATCACGCCATGGGCGTGGTCGTGGGTGAGACGGCAGAGATCGGAGATGGTTGCACCATCTACCAAGGGGTGACCCTCGGCGGCACCTCGCTCTACAAGGGCGCCAAACGCCATCCGACGCTGGGCAAGGATGTGGTGGTGAGCGCGGGCGCCAAGGTGCTCGGCGGCTTTGAGGTGGGCGATGGTGCCAAGATCGGCAGCAACGCCGTAGTCATCAAGCCGGTGCCCCCAGGCGCCACGGCGGTGGGTATTCCGGCGCGCATCATTCCATCCAAAGCCGGTGAAAGCGCCGACGTGACCGAGCCGCAACAGGCACGCAAATTCACGGCCTATGGCATCACGCAAGAGGACGACCCGCTGTCGCAGGCCATGCGCGGGCTGATCGACAACGCATCATCGCAAGAGCATCAGATCGCGCTGCTGTGGCAGGCCATCGAGAAACTGTCGGCGAACAACGCTCAGAACAAGGACTGTGTGCCCTGTGATGCTGCGCTCAAGGAGCAGTTCGAGGCGGGCAAGTTCAACGAGTTGGTGGGCAAGTAG
- a CDS encoding RNA methyltransferase has translation MKTRFVLINTSHAGNVGAAARAMKTMGFDDLVLVAPRWPNVLRREETIQRASGALDVLENARIVATLDEALDGMSHLCATAMTPRDFGPPTVEPRAHFEMLLKKERLAQAVAPLQAENAKEGDAAEPAQPSAGNTGVAFLFGSERFGMTNDDVYRCHAALSIPTNPHFGSLNLGAAIQVIAYDWRQALGGFAVQDATPARVQADAAQVAGMLTHWEHALTQIGFLDPAAPKKLMPRLNQLFNRAQLSPEEIHILRGVAKAMIETAQAKR, from the coding sequence ATGAAGACCCGTTTCGTCCTGATCAACACCAGCCACGCCGGCAATGTGGGCGCCGCCGCCCGCGCCATGAAAACCATGGGTTTTGACGACCTGGTGCTGGTGGCGCCGCGCTGGCCCAACGTGCTGCGGCGCGAAGAAACCATCCAGCGTGCGAGTGGTGCCCTTGACGTGCTGGAAAACGCCCGCATCGTCGCCACGCTCGACGAGGCCCTGGACGGCATGAGCCACCTGTGCGCCACGGCCATGACCCCGCGCGACTTTGGCCCGCCCACCGTGGAGCCCCGCGCGCACTTCGAGATGCTATTAAAAAAAGAGCGCCTGGCGCAGGCTGTTGCTCCCCTGCAGGCCGAAAATGCCAAAGAAGGTGATGCGGCAGAGCCCGCGCAACCCTCCGCGGGGAACACGGGGGTGGCGTTTTTGTTTGGCTCGGAGCGGTTCGGCATGACCAACGACGATGTGTACCGTTGCCATGCGGCGCTCTCCATTCCCACCAATCCGCATTTTGGGTCCCTCAATCTGGGCGCTGCCATTCAGGTCATTGCCTATGACTGGCGCCAGGCGCTGGGCGGCTTTGCGGTGCAGGACGCAACCCCCGCCCGTGTACAGGCCGATGCGGCGCAGGTGGCGGGGATGTTGACCCATTGGGAGCACGCGCTCACGCAGATCGGCTTTCTGGACCCTGCCGCGCCCAAGAAGCTCATGCCCCGCCTTAACCAACTTTTCAACCGCGCGCAGTTGAGCCCTGAGGAAATCCACATCCTGCGAGGTGTCGCCAAGGCCATGATCGAGACCGCGCAGGCGAAACGATAG
- a CDS encoding inositol monophosphatase family protein — MSSNLHPMLNVAIKAARAAGAIINRAALDVESVRISQKQINDFVTEVDHASEKIIIETLLTAYPGHGILAEESGKEFGAKDSEFVWIIDPLDGTTNFIHGFPVYCVSIALAVKGKVEQAVVYDPTRNDLFTATKGRGAYVNERRIRVSKRTQLKDCLISTGFPFRPGDNFKSYLNMMSDVIQRTAGLRRPGAAALDLAYVAAGFTDGFFETGLSIWDVAAGSLLVTEAGGLVGNFTGEADFLEQRECLAGNPRIYGQLVPILGKYSKFASAGDKAAVRQAEAADAPAGDPAADADAPAATADAAKGEDAPL, encoded by the coding sequence ATGTCGTCCAACCTGCACCCCATGCTTAACGTGGCCATCAAGGCCGCACGCGCCGCCGGCGCCATCATCAACCGCGCGGCCCTTGACGTGGAATCGGTGCGGATCTCGCAAAAGCAGATCAACGACTTTGTGACCGAAGTGGACCACGCGTCCGAGAAAATCATCATCGAGACGCTGCTGACGGCCTACCCCGGCCACGGCATCCTGGCCGAAGAGTCGGGTAAGGAATTTGGCGCCAAGGATTCAGAGTTTGTCTGGATCATCGACCCGCTGGACGGCACCACCAACTTCATCCACGGCTTCCCCGTATATTGCGTGAGCATTGCCCTGGCCGTGAAAGGCAAAGTCGAGCAGGCCGTGGTGTACGACCCCACACGCAATGACCTGTTCACCGCCACCAAAGGCCGTGGCGCCTATGTGAACGAGCGCCGCATTCGCGTGAGCAAGCGCACCCAGCTCAAGGACTGCCTGATCTCCACGGGCTTCCCGTTCCGCCCGGGCGACAACTTCAAGAGCTACCTGAACATGATGAGCGACGTGATCCAGCGCACGGCTGGCCTGCGCCGCCCCGGCGCCGCCGCGTTGGATCTGGCCTATGTGGCAGCGGGCTTCACCGATGGATTCTTTGAAACCGGCCTGTCGATCTGGGACGTGGCCGCAGGCTCGCTGCTGGTGACCGAGGCCGGTGGCCTGGTGGGCAACTTCACGGGCGAGGCCGACTTTCTGGAGCAGCGCGAATGCCTGGCCGGCAATCCACGCATCTATGGCCAGCTGGTGCCGATTCTGGGCAAGTACAGCAAGTTTGCGAGCGCTGGCGACAAGGCCGCCGTGCGCCAGGCAGAGGCCGCTGATGCCCCCGCAGGCGATCCAGCCGCCGATGCCGATGCCCCGGCGGCTACCGCCGATGCCGCCAAAGGCGAAGACGCGCCACTCTGA
- a CDS encoding two-component system response regulator — translation MDNAPFASSPATLVDKPIATVLVVDDTPENLTLMGSLLREHFVVKVANHGEKALKIAQSDTPPDLILLDIMMPQMDGYEVCRRLKASAATRDIPVIFLTARSDTDDERNGLALGAVDYITKPISPPILLARVNTHLALKATADFLRDKSAYLEREVALRTLEVQAIQDVTIMAMTSLAETRDNETGNHIRRTQLYVKTLAERLRHHPRFEQVLNDRMIELLYKSAPLHDIGKIGIPDRILLKPGKLTVEEFEVMKTHTTLGRNAIDEAERRLGMRVAFLSVSKEIAYSHQEKWDGSGYPQGLQGDAIPVSARLMAVADVYDALISKRVYKPAFSHDQAAGTIVRGKGTHFDPDMVDAFVDIAEDFRSIAQKYPDPG, via the coding sequence ATGGACAACGCGCCTTTTGCCTCCAGCCCGGCGACACTCGTTGACAAGCCGATTGCCACGGTCCTGGTGGTGGATGACACCCCCGAAAACCTGACCTTGATGGGCAGCCTGCTGCGTGAGCACTTTGTGGTGAAGGTGGCCAACCATGGGGAAAAAGCGCTCAAGATTGCCCAGTCCGACACGCCGCCCGACCTGATCCTGTTGGACATCATGATGCCGCAGATGGATGGCTACGAGGTCTGTCGGCGCCTGAAGGCCAGTGCCGCCACGCGCGACATCCCGGTGATCTTCCTGACGGCACGCTCCGACACGGACGACGAGCGCAACGGGCTGGCTCTGGGGGCGGTGGACTACATCACCAAGCCCATCAGCCCTCCCATCTTGCTGGCGCGGGTCAACACCCACCTGGCGCTCAAGGCCACCGCCGATTTTCTGCGCGACAAAAGTGCTTATCTGGAGCGTGAAGTGGCTCTGCGCACGCTGGAGGTGCAGGCCATACAGGACGTCACCATCATGGCCATGACCTCACTGGCCGAGACGCGCGACAACGAGACGGGCAACCACATCCGGCGCACCCAGCTGTATGTGAAGACGCTGGCCGAGCGGCTGCGCCATCACCCGCGTTTTGAACAGGTGCTGAACGACCGCATGATCGAACTGCTCTACAAGTCGGCGCCCCTGCACGACATCGGCAAGATCGGCATTCCCGACCGGATCCTGCTCAAGCCGGGCAAGCTCACCGTCGAAGAGTTCGAGGTCATGAAAACCCACACCACGCTGGGCCGCAATGCCATCGACGAGGCAGAGCGGCGCCTTGGTATGCGTGTGGCGTTCTTGAGCGTATCCAAGGAGATCGCGTACAGCCACCAGGAGAAGTGGGATGGGTCTGGTTATCCCCAGGGGCTCCAGGGCGATGCCATCCCTGTTTCGGCGCGGCTGATGGCCGTGGCGGACGTGTATGACGCCCTCATCAGCAAGCGGGTCTACAAACCCGCGTTCTCACACGACCAGGCGGCTGGCACCATCGTGCGGGGCAAGGGCACACACTTTGACCCGGACATGGTGGACGCGTTTGTGGACATTGCGGAGGACTTCCGCAGCATTGCCCAGAAATACCCGGATCCAGGCTGA